A stretch of the Capsicum annuum cultivar UCD-10X-F1 unplaced genomic scaffold, UCD10Xv1.1 ctg996, whole genome shotgun sequence genome encodes the following:
- the LOC124895772 gene encoding uncharacterized protein LOC124895772: MDPSLINTNTSSESVTTFSVAMDMSVSIGREITPELIAGLEQQTAELRLMVQNTPLPHCAPPVYTYATTPPVTQTQGLYHIDANHYVKMENDLRMYTDDTVNRKLKDLEDAIRSLRGLGNNQSVRYEDLCAFPEIELPPGYKIPKFEKFDGFENSFFHLKTYCEKLIGVGKNEGIRDDLANAFVDHYKFHVDIIPDRISITKLRQRSNENFYEYSIHWREKATRVHPPMEETEMISYFIHALNLEYFDRMITMAGKTFIEIVKT; encoded by the exons ATGGATCCTAGTCTGATTAACACAAATACTTCTTCTGAGTCAGTTACCACCTTTTCTGTGGCAATGGACATGAGTGTCTCGATAGGAAGGGAAATAACCCCAGAGCTCATTGCCGGTTTGGAGCAACAAACTGCCGAGCTAAGGCTCATG GTTCAGAACACACCCTTGCCACACTGTGCTCCACCAGTGTACACCTATGCTACCACCCCACCGGTAACACAAACTCAAGGGTTATACCACATAGATGCTAATCATTATGTTAAAATGGAGAATGATCTAAGAATGTACACTGATGATACAGTGAATAGAAAGCTCAAGGACTTAGAAGATGCAATAAGGAGTCTTCGGGGGCTTGGGAATAACCAAAGTGTGAGGTATGAAGATTTGTGTGCATTTCCCGAGATTGAGTTGCCTCCTGGTTATAAGATcccaaagtttgaaaaatttgatGGGTTCGAAAATTCTTTCTTTCACTTGAAAACTTATTGTGAAAAGTTAATTGGTGTGGGCAAGAATGAAGGAATACGG GATGACCTGGCAAATGCTTTTGTGGATCACTACAAGTTTCATGTCGACATTATTCCTGATAGAATCTCTATCACAAAGCTAAGACAGAGGTCAAATGAGAATTTTTATGAATATTCCATACACTGGAGAGAAAAAGCGACTAGGGTACATCCCCCAATGGAAGAAACTGAGATGATCAGTTACTTCATCCATGCACTAAATCTCGAATATTTTGACCGCATGATAACAATGGCTGGAAAAACATTTATTGAAATTGTCAAGACTTGA